From Pelotomaculum schinkii, one genomic window encodes:
- a CDS encoding CBS domain-containing protein: protein MSGISNYMRTPVITVDILDSVAQAVLLMEKNCVGGLPVLEDGKLCGIITSRDTRRSHMNRIVADAMSKNPVCICPNTSLWDAINLIEEKKVERLPVIENGKLVGIVTKKTLLTEASKHEDTLTGLKKTIYLRYLVENIIKYGKEATIIFFDINNFGDINKKYGHVRGDTCLKIIGRLLSESTENGVYFPGRYAGDEFMAVTTEDIECSREWAIKIINKIEVSTKERGVPITIVAGIARGHRVGTSDSYLTTAVDNLINMASLASTLSKEKGIQITYVE from the coding sequence ATGTCCGGCATTTCTAATTATATGAGGACCCCTGTCATTACGGTTGATATTCTGGACAGTGTCGCACAAGCCGTCTTATTAATGGAAAAAAACTGTGTTGGCGGACTTCCGGTTTTGGAGGACGGTAAACTGTGTGGAATTATTACCTCAAGAGATACCCGGCGTTCTCATATGAACCGTATTGTGGCAGACGCTATGTCCAAAAACCCGGTATGTATTTGTCCAAACACTTCACTTTGGGATGCAATTAATCTAATAGAAGAAAAAAAGGTTGAAAGGTTGCCTGTAATAGAGAACGGCAAACTAGTAGGGATTGTCACTAAAAAAACCCTTCTGACTGAGGCAAGTAAGCATGAAGATACGTTAACCGGCCTTAAAAAAACAATTTATTTAAGGTACCTTGTGGAAAATATTATTAAATATGGGAAGGAAGCAACAATTATCTTCTTCGATATCAATAATTTCGGAGATATCAATAAAAAGTACGGTCACGTCAGGGGAGACACCTGCCTGAAGATTATAGGAAGATTACTTTCGGAAAGTACGGAAAATGGTGTTTACTTTCCCGGGCGTTATGCGGGTGATGAATTTATGGCGGTTACCACGGAAGATATTGAATGCTCTAGAGAATGGGCCATTAAGATAATTAACAAAATAGAAGTATCAACAAAAGAGCGTGGAGTACCGATAACCATTGTTGCCGGTATAGCAAGAGGACATAGGGTCGGTACATCAGACTCTTATCTTACTACTGCTGTTGATAATTTAATAAATATGGCCAGCCTGGCCAGTACCCTTTCCAAAGAGAAGGGTATACAAATCACATACGTAGAGTAA